DNA from Chloroherpetonaceae bacterium:
GTCAAGGATTGAAATCCTTAGGCTTCAAATTATTAGATTCTCGAACAGCCATCGTTTCCGCAGTCATTGGTGATCACGAAAAAACCTTGCTTTTCTGGCGTAAACTTTATGACAATGGTGTTTTTGTCAATGCATTTGTAAGACCCGGTGTCATGCCCGGTCACGAAATGCTTCGTACCAGCTATATGTCTTCGCATGAAGAGTGGCATCTCGATAAGATTGTCAGCGAATTTGGGCGTATTGGAAAAGAATTAGATGTTATCTAATGTGCATTGTTATTATAGAGGCATCTTATCTCTAAGGTGCCTCTGTACTCTCCCTTTCATTTCATGATTTCAAATCCGAAACGATTATGTTCTCAAGCGTAAGGGCTGCATACAATGCCGCATTTAATGAAAGTCACTATCAAAATTTTGTGAATGAAATTCAAGCATACTCTGAAAATAGACTTGACTTTCGATTGTGCGAAACACCCCTGTTTCTAACCACTGAACTATCCGATATGCTTGTCGTCGCTGCCGACGAAGTTCTTTCACAATGTTTCTTGCCTGATATTCTCCAGAAATGCCAAAATGCAGTGAGTCACAATCATTTTGTTCCTAATTGCGATCATCATCCGCAATTTGTTCAAATTGACTTTGCAATATGTAAAGATGAAAATGGTAATTTTTTCCCTCAACTCATTGAATTGCAAGGATTCCCAACCGTTTATGCCTTCCAACATTTACTTGATATTGCCACGCAAAACCATCTTCCGATCCCAAAAGGATTTACAACTTATTACAGTGGCTTAGATAGAGATTCGTTCGTTACGCTTTTCAAGAAAGTTTTATTAGGTGATGAATCTCCTGAACAAACAATATTATTGGAAATAGAACCTGAAAAGCAGAAAACTCGAATTGATTTTTTTTGTACCGAAAAGTTAACCGGTGTAAAAACAGTTTGCTTAACTAAAATCAAAAAAAGGGGAAGGAAACTATATTACGTTCTTGAAGGAAAGGAAATCCCGGTCAACCGCATCTACAACCGTGTAATTTTTGATGAGTTGTATAAAAAAGAAGATTTGAAAATCGAATTCGATTATCGTGAGGATGTTGATGTCACTTGGAGAAATCACCCGAATTGGTTCTTTAGAATCAGTAAATACTGCTTGCCCCTTCTCAAGACTCACTTTGCTCCAAAAGCAATGTTCCTTTCTGAAATAAATGAATATCCTAAAGATCTAGATAACTTTGTCTTGAAACCGCTGTTCTCATTTTCGGGAGGCGGTGTGGTGGTGGATGTAATAAAAGAAATTTTAGATCATGTAAAAGATCGTCAGAACCACATTTTACAGAGAAAGGTGGAATATGCCCCACTTATCCTCTGTCCTGATGGCACTTATACCAAAGCCGAAGTTAGGATGATGTACTTGTGGGATGAAAAACCCATATTGGTCAATAATCTTGCAAGAATGAGCAAAGGAAAATTAATGGGCGCTTCTTACAATAAACAAACAACTTGGGCAGGTTCAGGAATTGCATATCATCCTATTTAATTAAAGGTCTATGTAGAAGTATTGGTTGCATCCAAAGTGGCCCGTGTTTCCCATCGGCCTATCTAATTTCTTGAACCCAAATTTTTGATAAAGTTTCTGCGCTTGTTCCATTTGAGTTAAAGTTTCTAGATAACAGCCCTTAAACCCAAATGAACGGGCTTCATCCAATGCCCTGCGAATCAAAAGTGAGCCAAATCCCTTCCCTCGAATTTCTCTGTAGAAATACATTTTTTTGAGTTCACATATAGTCTCAGCCGCGCCTTGGAGCGGAGCAATACCGCCCCCGCCTAAAATGAGTTCCGTTTGAGGATTTTCAATAACCCAATTGCGAGACCGTGGAAGCTGATAAGTTTCATACATTTCATCGACTTCTTTATCCATAATCGCAAACCCCGAGCCAATCGCACCAAATTCTGGCATCACTGTACGAATAAGTTTTGCAACTTTGGGGTTATCAAATATTTCAATTTGTCGAATCACCATCTTTAAGCCGCATCCTCGGAAGTCTTTGGTTTTTCAAATTCATCATATTGCTCTCGTCGCACATTTCCGCCTAAAGCTTTGAGTTTAGCTTCTATTTTTTCGTACCCTCGGTCAAGGTGATAGATCCGCAAAACTTCTGTAGTTCCTTGAGCAACAAGACCGGCTAAAATCAAACTTGCAGAAGCTCTTAAATCTGTTGACATAACCTTTGCGCCCTTCAATTTTTTTACCCCAGAAACAATTGCCGTGTTCCCTTTGATTTCAATGGATGCACCAAGTCTGTTTAGCTCAGGAACTTGCTTAAACCGCTCAGAATAGATATGGTCAATAATTTTTGATTTCCCATTGGCTTGTGTCATCAAAGCAGTCCACTGCGCTTGCATATCCGTTGGGAACTTGGGAAATGGCTTGGCTTCAATATTGACAGCTTCAAGAATTTTTGGGGCTTGAAGTTCAATCGAGTTCTCCGTCGATTTAATGGTGCAACCAGTTGCTTCAAGTTTTTTTAGAATTGAAGTAAGATCTTTATGGTCAACTTCTGTAAGCTTAATCTTGCCGTGAGTAATAGCCGCTGCTGTTAAGAGTGTACCTGCTTCAATTCTGTCACATAAGTTTTCAAATCGAACTGAATAAAGTTCCCTTACACCTTCAATTTCAAGTGTTGTCGTTCCAATCCCATCAATTTTTGCGCCCATCATCACAAGCATCTTGCAAAGCGCGGTGATTTCAGGCTCAATCGCAGCATTCGTAAATCGGCTGTTGCCTTTTGCCAATACAGCAGCCATAATTCCATTTCCTGTTGCACCGACGGAAGACACCTTAAAGTGAAACGATCCACCAGTTAAATTCTTTTTCTTCGATTTTGCAACAACATAACCATCTTCAAGTTCAATGTTGGCACCTAAAGCCTTCATCACCTCCAAATGTAAATCCACTGGGCGTGGGCCAAAGGCGCATCCACCGGGAAGCGACACACGCGCTTTCCCGAATCTACCAAGCATCGGTCCTAAAACATAAATTGAAGCACGCATTTGCTTAACCAATTCATAAGGTGCCTCATAATGAGAGATGTTTGCAGCTGAAACAGTCATCGTATGTGACTCATAGTCAACACGAGCTCCGATAATTCTTAGCAAATTTGAAAGCGTATGCACATCACGTAAATCAGGAACCCGACTTAACACGGTTTTTCCGGATGCAGGGAGAAGCGTGGCTGCCATTAATGCTAATGCAGTATTTTTTGAACCCGATACGCTTACACTACCCGTTAAAGTAGTGCCGCCTTTAATGACAAGTTTTTCCATTGTTTTATGAAAAAGTTAAAATCTTAAATCTTTAGAAGTAAAGGAAAATCTATAACTCATTGAAATCATAGATGAAACAAACCTTAATGCTCAATGTATATTGAACCGAAAATAATTACAATCCAAAATAAAATAAGGAGTGTAATTCACTTGGTAACTTTTTCAACTCAATTTTTTCATAGGGATTGACTTTCGTTTTGTTGCAATTTTAATTGCAGTTCAATGGTTTCGGAAAACTGATTTAACCGATTCAAAAAAAAATTATTTTATCGTTTCTTATCCGAAATCCGTTGTTCTTTCGTTCGTTTCTGGCTATGTTAGAGTATGAAGTTCAGTAAGATTGAGTTAATGAAAACCGTGCCGAATGAATTATGATTTCGCAAGGAGAAAGGCAAGAATATGTTGATATTACTTTCAATTGGAACCCGCAAAAAGAAGCATACTCCTAAAAAGAGAGCTACGAAAGCGATTGAAACAACCTCGAAAGGAAAAAAAGATCGCGGTGAAGAAATAAAGCAAAAAAATACAGAGCCCAAAAGAGCTACCAAATCAAAGCTCGCATTGATTAGTTCAGGTAAGAAAGATTCTTCGAAAGAAAAGAAAGAAAAATTAATAACCGGTAAATCAGTGCCGGTGAAGCCCATTTCATTGAAGGACGCTGTAGAAAGCCTAAACCAACCAAAGAAGTTAACGAAACAAGCGATGGTTGCTTCAAAGAGTGAAACGCTGAACAAGCAAAAAACAATCGAACCGGCAATTCCAACTCCATTACCGGATGTTGACTTTGAGTCACTTGTTCCTATCACTGATGATGATCTTTCGATTGTCACTTCAGAAAAGCCTGTTTCAAATCGAATTACCCGTTCAGAAATTGAAAGACAATTGGATTTTCAAAAAGAAGCGATGATTCATATCGACGCATTATACAATTTTGCTGTCCGAATGACCGGTGACCCTGAAGATGCCAATGACCTTGTCCAAGAAACCTATATGAAAGCTTATCGTTTCTTTGACTCCTTTGAAAAAGGAACGAACTGCAAAGCGTGGCTGTTTAGAATCCTTAAGAATAGCTACATCAATAAGTATCGGAAAGAATCCAAAGAGCCTGATAAAGTCGACTACGACGATATAAAGGACTTCTATCATACTGTTAAGCACAGTTCGCTCGATTCTAACGATATGCAAGAACAGATGTTTGGGGAGCTCTTAGATGATGAGGTCTCTCGTGCCTTGCAAAACTTGCCCGATGATTTCAAAGAAGTGGTTCAATTGTGTGACATTGAAGGATTTACCTATGAAGAAATTGCAAATATGGTTGATTGTCCAATTGGAACAGTTCGCTCGAGGCTTCATAGAGGAAGAAAAATCTTGCGTGAAAAGCTTATTGATTACGCCCAGCAACACGGTTATAAAATTAATCCGGAAGAGTGGGATTGATTTTCTCTCAATTGCATCGTTAGTCAAGTTAAGTTTGATTGATTCAATTCAATCTTCTTTTTCGAAATCAATATTTAATTCAATTACTCGGTTGGTTTTCCGACCAACCTCTTCTTTTTCTGTGCAAAACCTTATGAAGCAAAAGTTTACGGCGCAGAAATTGTTAATATTAGACTATAAATCGGAGTAGTACATCGTGGATTGTAAAACAGCCCAAAATCTTATATCGGCAGCCGTTGATGGGGAACTCGACCCTAAAACTATGAATGAGTTCCTACAAGCAATAGAATTGTGCGAAGATTGCAAAGCAGAGTTTCTTGCACAAAAGGAAACGAAAGCCCTCATTCAAGCTAAGCTGAAATACATGAAGGCGCCCCAAAGTTTAATTGATGGTATTAAGCGCCAAATTGCTGAGAAAGCTAATACAAGTAATCAAACACCAAAAGATTCATTTTCAAAAAAAATCAAAGAACCCAAGTTTTCCTCATCAAACAAAGAAAAAAAGCAAGTTGAAAATATCATTGTTAGAAAGTATAGCAATGTTGATATAAATGAAAACACATCAGGTGAAGCGATTCTCTCCGGGCAATATGCGTTTTCAAACGACACATCCTTTGGCTTAAAAAATAAAATTTCAGAGTGGTTGTTTATAAATCCTAATTTGAACAATCGTTATAATACCTATTTCGCTACCGGTTTAGCAGTGACGGTTCTCGCTATGCTTTTATTCGCTGCATTTTCGCGAAACCATCAAGCAGTTCTGATAGATAATACAAGTGTTTCAATTGAATCTACACCCAATATTTATGAGTTGACCAAGCAGGCGTTTTCTCAAACGGTTCTTCATCGGCCGGATTTAATGACCGATGAGCCTCAAGTCATTGAAAATTTTTTAACGAAGCATCTTCGAACCTATACACCAGTTCCCATTGTTAAAGGGTTTCTCCCTCATAGTGTAAGGCTTACAGCGTTTAAAGAAATCAATGCAGGAGAAATCACTTATGTTGATGAAAAAAACAAAAACCACATTATCGTATATGTGATTTCCAGCTTGGATGATCATCATAATCTTTTGATACCAAGTGAAATCAGAGAATTAATCTCCACCGACCATCGATATTTTTATTCATCAAATGAATCTGGAAAGTCTGGCATAGTAATTTGGCAATGGGGGAATGCGGTCTATTCAGCTACATCTGAAAAAGAAAATCATGATTTGACAAGTCTTGTTAGAAATCCAAATTGGTAAGTGATAAATCTCATAAAAAAAGGCGCATTAAGCGCCTTTTTTTATCAAAACATACAAGTAATTCCTCTCATACCTTACTTGACCTCAACATGAGACACTTGATCTTCAGTTTTCCTCACCTGATTTTTAAACATCCTCAAAAAATCTAACCGATCCTTAACCTTTTCCATTGGAACAACCAACTTCTGCTTATCCATAATGGCATCTTTTCGATGATGATAAGTAATATCATATTCATCGCTCATAACAATCGCTTCTTCTGGGCAAACTTCCTCACAATAACCACAATAAATGCAACGAAGCATATTAATTTCAAACGATATGGGATGTCTTTCTTGAGGTAGGTCTGTTTCATTGGCTTGCATACTAATCGCCATCGGAGGACAAACCCTTGCGCATAAGCCACAAGCAACACAACGCTCACCGGTTTTATCCTCTCTTTCAACCAATACCGGACGACCTCTAAAAAAGCCGGGAGGTTTCCATTTTACTTCAGGATACTCTGTCGTAAATGTCGGTTTAAACATTTGCTTAAATGTCCAAGCCATCCCTTTTAAAATGGCAGGGAGATACAACCTTTCTAAAAACGAAAGCTTTGTTCGTTTGATGGGTGGATTTGATGACTGCATACTACTGAATAAATTTTTAGCTTTTAGAAACCTTTTCAGTTGACTTTTTTTCTTTTTCTTTAGGCTTCGCTGAAGCAGATTTTTTTGATTCTGTTTTTTGTTCCGTACAAGTAGCTTTTTGTGAAGCGGTTTCAGATGTGGATTCTTCGCAGCAAGAAGTTTCGCAAGATTTTTCTTTTGCTGTATTGGTGCTTGCTGAAGTTTCTTTTGAAGCTGCTTTTGGTTTTGCTTCTTGTGCAAAACAAAGCGTATTTACGCCGGCAAAGAGTAACCCAAAGAATAAGAGTTTTTTCATTGTTTGTTTGATAAAAAGTTATAAAACTTAATATACAGAAGTCTAAACACTTGATTGAAAATTTAATTACTCTTCAACAATGCCTCAAAGATTTGAATTTGACCCAGAACAGTTAAAAGCTATTGAAAATTGGGATCAGTGCCTTTGGGTTCAAGCCCCTGTTGGGACCGGTAAAACAGAAGTGCTGACTGCACGAATAATAAAAGCCATAGAAGAAGGAATTAACCCTTCTAAAATATTATCAATATCATTTACGAACAAGGCTGCAAAGAATATTCAAAGGAGAGTAAGTGAACGAGTCCCGCACTCATCAAATGCGTTGGTAATCACGACGTTTCACGCACTCTGTTCTTCAATTTTAAGAAAAGAGTCGTATCACATCGGGTTTAATCCGGAGTTCACCATTCTCGATGAAGAGGAAATTAAGGATTTATTATGGCGAACAGCAATTCATTTTGGAATTCTGATCCCTACCGAAAAGGCACATCGAAGAGAATTTCAAAAAGTGTTGCTTGGGTTTATTAATTCCATTAATCCTAATTTCTTAAACGCTGAAGAATACTCTGAAAAGGAAATTGAATCATATCTCCTAAAGCTTTTCCAGTCAAGTTTGAACTTTGCAAGACTGCCGAAGCTAAACTTGAATCAGAACTTTTTTCTGAAAGAGCTTTATCAAAGTTACAATCGATACAAATCTCAAGCACAAGCACTTGACTTTAATGATTTGGTCAATTATGTGACATTCCTATTTAATAAAAATGATGATACTATTTCAAATTGGCGTGATGCTTTTGAGTGGATTCAAGTTGATGAAATGCAGGACACCTCACTCAAGGAGTATGAGGTTCTAAAGTTCTTGGCGAATTCTACAAAAAGATTGTCGCTGTTTGGGGATCCAGATCAAACCATTTATGAATGGAGAGGCTCACAACCCCTTCAAATTAAAGAAGCGTTTCAAAAGGATTTTGAACCGGTTCTTAATCTTCAATTTATTCGAAACTACCGTTCTACATCGACGATTCTTAAAGCCTGCTCAGCATTGATTGGGTATAATAATGATTCTCAAACCAAGGAAATGGTTACTGATGAAAATAAAAAGGGAGAAAAGATTAAAGTCATTATTGGGGAAAACGAAACAGATGAGTATTACAAAATAGCCAAAGAAATTGTTCGATTGAATCATGAAGAAAGGGTTCCCTTCGGCAGTATTGCTTTACTTGTAAGAACAAATTTTACCGGGGCGATGCTGTCGAATAAATTAAATGAAGTAGGAATTCCTCATTATCTAATTGATGAGTATAAGTTTTTTCGACGTCTTGAAATCAAAGATGCCTTAGCATATTTAAGAATCCTCATAAACCCATTTGATATTCAAAGTCTGAAAAGAATTGTTAAGGAACTTCCCAATGGAATTGGAAAGGCAACACTCAAAAAGATTCAGTCTTTGCCAAGAGAGTGGGGGCTTCGGTTAACTGATTTTATTGATGAAAGAACCCACAACAATCCAGACCTCTATGCCAAGCTCTTTGAAAATTTAGACGCCGGTGAGGTGGTAATACTTGATACTGAAACAACCGGATTGAATCCAAATAAAGACGAAGTTTTGGAGGTGTGTGCAGTTCGGGTAAAAAGAAGTGAAGGAAAAATTCTACCCGTAGAGCATTATTGTGTGCTCATACAACCTGAAAATGGTTTAGTTGAGGGAATCCACGGTATAAGTGAGGAAGAGATGACTGCTAAGGGAATTTCTAAATTGAAAGCCTTCCAAGAATTAGAGAAATTTGTGGGCAACTCAATAATTGTTGGGCATAACATCCTGTTTGATATTAAAATGCTTAATTCAGAATTTACTAAGACAACAGGATCTTCATTTGAACTTGAGCGGTGCTATGACACACTTTCACTAACAAGACATTTTTATAAACTGCTTGGTTATAAACTTGAAAATCTTACTGTTGAATTAAACCTTACGAAGCGAAAATCTCATAGAGCATACGAAGATTGCCTAACCACGGTTGAACTATTAGAAAAGTTGGTAGAGAAAATTCAAAAATATCAATCAGAGCGAATTCAGTTTTTGAATGAGGTGAAACCAAAATTTTTATGGCTGTCGAACCAAATCAGCATTTGGAAAAAGGAAATGTATAATCTTCGACCCGCCCAATTGCTTGAAAAAATTATTTATGAATCAGGACTGTGGGAATTCTACGAAAGAAAACGAAAATACAATCAGCATCGAGAGGCGATAATGAAAGAGGAAGGATCTACAGAATCTATAAATATTGATGAAAGTGTGGATGAAGTTGAAATTGAGATAAATGACCCAAGAGTATCTCGAAGACTTGGTAACCTCAAAGAACTTGTTGATATCTTCTCAAAATACGACAATCAAAATCTCAAACCGGTTGATTCTTTAATTGAATTGGTTACGCTTACACACTTGGGCAATGGTGATGAACGCTTTTTAGGTATTGATGAAAAAGTGATGTTGATTACCGCGCATCAATCGAAGGGCTTAGAGTTTAATACAGTTTTTATCGTTTCATCTGTTCAAGGGGAATATCCATCTTGGAAGAGTATCAAAGAAAATAGGTTAAGTGAGGAAAGAAGATTGTTTTATGTTGCGATGACAAGAGCGAAAGAACGCTTATATATTTCGTTTTCAAAACGATACAATGAAAAAATTCAAGAACCCTCACAATTTCTAAGTGAACTACCTATTGACCTATTAGAACGGATGTAAAAAAAGGCTGCTTGAATCGCAGCCTTTTCATTATTCATTGGTTACTTTGCGTAAGCTACAGAACGGGTTTCTCGTACGACTGTAATTTTAATTTGACCGGGGTATTGCACGGTTTGCATAATTCGATTTGCAATATCCTTAGCTAAGAATTCCGATTGGGTATCATTGACTTTTTCTCCTTCAACAATCACTCGAATTTCCCTCCCTGCTTGTAAGGCGTAAGTTTTCGTGACACCCGGAAATTGACGCGCAATTTCTTCAAGGCTTTCCAAACGTTTGATATACCCTTCTGCTGTGATGGCACCTCGCGCTCCGG
Protein-coding regions in this window:
- a CDS encoding GNAT family N-acetyltransferase, giving the protein MPEFGAIGSGFAIMDKEVDEMYETYQLPRSRNWVIENPQTELILGGGGIAPLQGAAETICELKKMYFYREIRGKGFGSLLIRRALDEARSFGFKGCYLETLTQMEQAQKLYQKFGFKKLDRPMGNTGHFGCNQYFYIDL
- the murA gene encoding UDP-N-acetylglucosamine 1-carboxyvinyltransferase, producing the protein MEKLVIKGGTTLTGSVSVSGSKNTALALMAATLLPASGKTVLSRVPDLRDVHTLSNLLRIIGARVDYESHTMTVSAANISHYEAPYELVKQMRASIYVLGPMLGRFGKARVSLPGGCAFGPRPVDLHLEVMKALGANIELEDGYVVAKSKKKNLTGGSFHFKVSSVGATGNGIMAAVLAKGNSRFTNAAIEPEITALCKMLVMMGAKIDGIGTTTLEIEGVRELYSVRFENLCDRIEAGTLLTAAAITHGKIKLTEVDHKDLTSILKKLEATGCTIKSTENSIELQAPKILEAVNIEAKPFPKFPTDMQAQWTALMTQANGKSKIIDHIYSERFKQVPELNRLGASIEIKGNTAIVSGVKKLKGAKVMSTDLRASASLILAGLVAQGTTEVLRIYHLDRGYEKIEAKLKALGGNVRREQYDEFEKPKTSEDAA
- a CDS encoding sigma-70 family RNA polymerase sigma factor; the protein is MLILLSIGTRKKKHTPKKRATKAIETTSKGKKDRGEEIKQKNTEPKRATKSKLALISSGKKDSSKEKKEKLITGKSVPVKPISLKDAVESLNQPKKLTKQAMVASKSETLNKQKTIEPAIPTPLPDVDFESLVPITDDDLSIVTSEKPVSNRITRSEIERQLDFQKEAMIHIDALYNFAVRMTGDPEDANDLVQETYMKAYRFFDSFEKGTNCKAWLFRILKNSYINKYRKESKEPDKVDYDDIKDFYHTVKHSSLDSNDMQEQMFGELLDDEVSRALQNLPDDFKEVVQLCDIEGFTYEEIANMVDCPIGTVRSRLHRGRKILREKLIDYAQQHGYKINPEEWD
- a CDS encoding zf-HC2 domain-containing protein, with translation MDCKTAQNLISAAVDGELDPKTMNEFLQAIELCEDCKAEFLAQKETKALIQAKLKYMKAPQSLIDGIKRQIAEKANTSNQTPKDSFSKKIKEPKFSSSNKEKKQVENIIVRKYSNVDINENTSGEAILSGQYAFSNDTSFGLKNKISEWLFINPNLNNRYNTYFATGLAVTVLAMLLFAAFSRNHQAVLIDNTSVSIESTPNIYELTKQAFSQTVLHRPDLMTDEPQVIENFLTKHLRTYTPVPIVKGFLPHSVRLTAFKEINAGEITYVDEKNKNHIIVYVISSLDDHHNLLIPSEIRELISTDHRYFYSSNESGKSGIVIWQWGNAVYSATSEKENHDLTSLVRNPNW
- a CDS encoding NADH-quinone oxidoreductase subunit I, yielding MQSSNPPIKRTKLSFLERLYLPAILKGMAWTFKQMFKPTFTTEYPEVKWKPPGFFRGRPVLVEREDKTGERCVACGLCARVCPPMAISMQANETDLPQERHPISFEINMLRCIYCGYCEEVCPEEAIVMSDEYDITYHHRKDAIMDKQKLVVPMEKVKDRLDFLRMFKNQVRKTEDQVSHVEVK
- a CDS encoding 3'-5' exonuclease produces the protein MPQRFEFDPEQLKAIENWDQCLWVQAPVGTGKTEVLTARIIKAIEEGINPSKILSISFTNKAAKNIQRRVSERVPHSSNALVITTFHALCSSILRKESYHIGFNPEFTILDEEEIKDLLWRTAIHFGILIPTEKAHRREFQKVLLGFINSINPNFLNAEEYSEKEIESYLLKLFQSSLNFARLPKLNLNQNFFLKELYQSYNRYKSQAQALDFNDLVNYVTFLFNKNDDTISNWRDAFEWIQVDEMQDTSLKEYEVLKFLANSTKRLSLFGDPDQTIYEWRGSQPLQIKEAFQKDFEPVLNLQFIRNYRSTSTILKACSALIGYNNDSQTKEMVTDENKKGEKIKVIIGENETDEYYKIAKEIVRLNHEERVPFGSIALLVRTNFTGAMLSNKLNEVGIPHYLIDEYKFFRRLEIKDALAYLRILINPFDIQSLKRIVKELPNGIGKATLKKIQSLPREWGLRLTDFIDERTHNNPDLYAKLFENLDAGEVVILDTETTGLNPNKDEVLEVCAVRVKRSEGKILPVEHYCVLIQPENGLVEGIHGISEEEMTAKGISKLKAFQELEKFVGNSIIVGHNILFDIKMLNSEFTKTTGSSFELERCYDTLSLTRHFYKLLGYKLENLTVELNLTKRKSHRAYEDCLTTVELLEKLVEKIQKYQSERIQFLNEVKPKFLWLSNQISIWKKEMYNLRPAQLLEKIIYESGLWEFYERKRKYNQHREAIMKEEGSTESINIDESVDEVEIEINDPRVSRRLGNLKELVDIFSKYDNQNLKPVDSLIELVTLTHLGNGDERFLGIDEKVMLITAHQSKGLEFNTVFIVSSVQGEYPSWKSIKENRLSEERRLFYVAMTRAKERLYISFSKRYNEKIQEPSQFLSELPIDLLERM